A region from the Hydra vulgaris chromosome 08, alternate assembly HydraT2T_AEP genome encodes:
- the LOC136084270 gene encoding opsin-3-like produces the protein MTSNNSAFNLFLFSILFTSVILNATACYIVLFKVKKKEITHLFITSISLINMLESIIGFTPDILTSDGSFIKRTRLCILSGFAVFGCAVTSITHISVLSFIRTIVIKYPFFYYKTCKKMWVKAALIAICYLYGFSWATFPLIGWSTYDLDPDRKRCSLDWKLTQSDSISYFLTILVFCNVLPAIVISTTLYTSKKVISKRKAREVCQNQNHEIYLDILEIDYLKVCLLSTATFFLIWTPYAVIGTLTILKITIPTQLVTAGAMLAKLSTITNVIINCFIVKSFKNQVLELRIVQYIRNRSNKTSAIHPCDD, from the coding sequence ATGACGAGTAACAACTCTGCTTTCAACTTATTTCTTTTCTCAATACTTTTTACGTCAGTAATATTAAACGCAACAGCctgttatattgttttatttaaagtgaAGAAGAAAGAAATAACTCATTTGTTTATCACCAGCATTTCGCTTATAAACATGTTGGAATCAATTATTGGGTTTACTCCTGATATACTAACATCTGATGGATCTTTTATAAAACGAACTCGGTTGTGCATTTTAAGCGGCTTTGCAGTTTTTGGGTGCGCTGTAACAAGTATAACACACATATCAGTGCTTTCTTTTATAAGAACAATTGTCATaaaatatccttttttttattacaaaacctGCAAGAAGATGTGGGTCAAGGCAGCTTTAATAGCAATATGCTATTTGTACGGTTTTAGCTGGGCAACGTTTCCATTGATTGGCTGGTCTACATATGATTTAGATCCTGATAGAAAGCGATGTTCATTGGATTGGAAATTAACACAATCAGACtctatatcatattttttaacaatattggtATTTTGCAATGTGTTACCGGCTATAGTAATATCAACAACATTATACAccagcaaaaaagttatttctaaaAGAAAGGCGCGCGAAGTGTGTCAAAATCAAAACCACGAAATATATCTCGATATTTTAGAAATAGATTACTTAAAAGTATGTCTTTTATCAAcagcaaccttttttttaatctggacACCTTATGCTGTTATTGGtactttaacaatattaaaaattactataccGACACAGTTGGTGACAGCAGGTGCTATGTTGGCAAAGTTGTCCACAATTACTAACGTTatcattaattgttttattgttaaatcgTTTAAAAATCAAGTACTTGAATTAAGGATAGTTCAATATATTCGAAATAGAAGTAATAAAACCTCAGCGATTCATCCATGTGATGATTGA